Proteins co-encoded in one Listeria ivanovii subsp. ivanovii genomic window:
- a CDS encoding helix-turn-helix domain-containing protein: MSLIGLRIRNIRKAKKLTLKDVAQGIISVPYLANIENGVKTPSIETLMHIAVRLEVPEEILLVNEEEVNKELLWEIQTIFELIVQSNVPEAQAKLSNIAENIDLRYESVAIELGFYSLQAGLYYKTWKFSKAEQIKRAYLENNAKRSIDKFPEYLQIYYYYCHAIKNANATCDYKLARDYWEKCIKLSNNPEFDVIFHLNICTFYICDSEYEPALEHVAQALDLVQSFPCEKQERIISTLYFYGYIYYQIGFMGKAKNYFEQAMTYFPMFPEVKKTFYFLLCFKLAEVERLEGNEAKFNQLMLALYQEIVAHKSSGFVNNDFLVITELMVIFAEIGSLQEAKELLEIMNDVDERVMELDFFMEYTKTLIYFHQKEQTSYEQNMMKLLKKINVSNDPMLIERVKKHASKHFANETKYKLAYAILS; this comes from the coding sequence ATGAGTTTAATCGGTCTACGAATTAGAAATATTCGTAAAGCAAAAAAACTAACTTTAAAAGACGTAGCACAGGGGATTATTTCTGTTCCCTATTTAGCTAATATCGAAAATGGGGTTAAAACGCCTTCCATAGAAACACTAATGCATATTGCAGTAAGATTAGAAGTGCCTGAAGAGATTTTATTAGTGAATGAAGAAGAAGTAAATAAAGAACTTTTGTGGGAAATTCAGACTATTTTTGAATTAATTGTCCAGTCTAATGTGCCAGAAGCGCAAGCAAAATTAAGTAATATAGCAGAAAATATTGATTTGCGTTATGAGTCAGTAGCGATAGAGCTAGGTTTTTATAGTTTGCAAGCAGGACTATATTATAAAACATGGAAGTTCTCCAAAGCAGAGCAAATAAAAAGAGCATATCTGGAAAATAATGCAAAGCGCTCAATAGATAAGTTTCCGGAGTATTTACAAATATATTATTATTATTGTCATGCAATTAAAAATGCGAATGCTACTTGTGATTACAAACTTGCCAGAGATTACTGGGAAAAGTGTATAAAATTATCAAATAATCCTGAGTTTGATGTTATTTTTCATTTGAATATCTGTACTTTTTATATTTGTGATAGTGAGTATGAACCTGCGCTGGAACATGTTGCACAAGCACTAGACTTGGTTCAGAGTTTTCCATGTGAAAAACAAGAGCGAATCATCTCTACATTATATTTCTATGGTTATATTTATTATCAAATTGGCTTTATGGGCAAAGCAAAAAACTATTTTGAACAAGCAATGACTTATTTTCCTATGTTTCCAGAGGTCAAAAAAACGTTCTATTTTCTTCTTTGTTTTAAACTGGCGGAAGTGGAGAGATTGGAAGGGAACGAGGCAAAATTTAATCAGCTAATGTTAGCTTTATACCAGGAAATAGTGGCACATAAGTCTAGTGGTTTTGTTAATAATGATTTTCTTGTTATAACAGAATTAATGGTTATTTTTGCTGAAATAGGTTCTTTGCAAGAAGCGAAAGAATTACTTGAAATAATGAATGATGTGGATGAGCGAGTAATGGAACTTGATTTTTTTATGGAGTATACTAAAACCTTGATTTATTTCCACCAAAAAGAACAAACTAGTTATGAGCAAAACATGATGAAATTACTCAAAAAAATTAATGTTTCCAATGATCCGATGTTAATTGAACGCGTCAAAAAACATGCTAGTAAACATTTCGCAAATGAAACGAAATATAAATTAGCATATGCTATTTTGTCATAA
- a CDS encoding DUF3829 domain-containing protein gives MKYLGSRIFGLLVLLLLLMSLTACGSSLKSSNHVDKVQGAYKGQELAEYNMYINFSNHVNSEFLEAKANYFAYFADDNLNYIKQNGTKEIVISRSEQTHQCINDLNEILGNTPSLSLEKTTQNLLPEVKAEIEILDEMADYYGAKEYTKDHFEKGKKLHAELLKTNQTTNNHISKFNTEFDKVAKEQDLAEMEELKKNGDMVSYVFADFILKAEAVNLELEKQNMNAANILKLDTCAYCLKYDELVNSYNELERVTKDEEQLDNSGITAADITAIKAKATKVEGDAESILDRVQSKDDVEEYALGNVAVLEKIIGTPEKLAKSFKELDSEYTNFIALK, from the coding sequence ATGAAATACCTGGGGAGTAGAATATTTGGGCTGCTTGTTTTATTATTGTTACTGATGAGTCTAACTGCTTGTGGGAGTAGTTTGAAAAGTAGTAACCATGTAGATAAAGTTCAAGGTGCATACAAAGGACAAGAACTGGCAGAATACAATATGTATATAAATTTTAGCAACCATGTAAATAGTGAATTTCTCGAGGCGAAAGCAAACTATTTCGCTTATTTTGCTGATGACAATCTTAACTATATCAAACAAAATGGAACAAAAGAAATAGTTATCTCGCGGTCTGAACAAACGCATCAGTGCATTAATGACTTGAATGAAATTTTGGGAAACACACCTAGTTTATCACTTGAAAAAACTACCCAAAATTTGCTGCCAGAAGTGAAAGCAGAGATCGAAATTTTAGATGAGATGGCCGATTATTATGGAGCTAAGGAATATACGAAAGATCATTTCGAAAAAGGGAAGAAGTTGCACGCGGAATTACTAAAAACGAACCAAACGACAAACAATCACATTTCGAAGTTCAATACAGAATTTGATAAAGTAGCGAAAGAGCAAGATTTAGCCGAAATGGAAGAGTTAAAGAAAAATGGTGATATGGTTTCTTATGTGTTTGCGGATTTTATTTTGAAAGCAGAAGCAGTAAATTTAGAGTTGGAAAAGCAAAATATGAATGCTGCGAACATTTTAAAGTTAGATACTTGTGCTTATTGTCTTAAATATGACGAATTAGTGAATTCTTATAACGAGTTAGAAAGGGTTACTAAGGATGAAGAACAGCTCGATAATTCCGGTATAACCGCCGCTGATATTACTGCCATTAAAGCCAAAGCAACCAAAGTGGAGGGAGATGCAGAATCCATCCTAGATCGTGTCCAGAGTAAGGATGACGTCGAAGAGTATGCGCTTGGAAATGTGGCAGTTTTAGAAAAAATAATCGGAACACCAGAGAAGCTCGCAAAAAGTTTTAAAGAGCTGGATTCTGAATATACAAACTTCATTGCCTTAAAATAA
- the fepA gene encoding multidrug efflux MATE transporter FepA codes for MAKNIEILESDSVKKIYFRYLIPSLVGMLLMSLNIVIDGIFVGHKLGGTALAGINIAVPVFTIFTAISIWIGIGAATQFSFAIGEKNVARAQTIFTNAIIAVVSITILIGIIAFIFKVPLAYFLGANEDTIGYVLEYMNILLVFGFALTLENILSIFVRNDGDPNLSMIALIVTAISNVILNYTFLFIFEWGVTGSALATMIAIIIGVLILITHFFKKTSRLKFVKVDWNKAFFKKTFSIGLPSFLAEVGVSVFTFGYNISLAAIAGTAGVAAFSVLNYTHSVILMLFLGMGSAIQPLISYYRGAREREKELETLKIAILVAFCTGVGFLIIGLFASNLLVSMFGNFSPEIKELASSGIKLFYTAYLFMGFNFVMMTYFQTSDKVKMATWITISREIIFMVIFLLILPSIIGITGVWLAIPISEMIVAISIVIYMKKKQILFK; via the coding sequence ATGGCAAAAAATATAGAGATTTTAGAATCAGATTCAGTAAAAAAGATTTATTTTAGATATTTAATACCTTCCTTAGTTGGGATGTTATTAATGTCATTAAATATCGTTATCGATGGAATTTTCGTTGGACATAAACTCGGAGGCACTGCGCTTGCTGGGATAAATATAGCAGTTCCAGTCTTTACCATTTTTACGGCTATTTCGATTTGGATTGGAATTGGAGCAGCTACACAGTTTTCTTTTGCAATTGGTGAAAAGAACGTTGCTAGAGCGCAGACTATTTTTACAAATGCTATTATTGCAGTGGTTTCCATTACTATTTTAATCGGAATTATCGCTTTTATTTTTAAAGTACCACTTGCTTATTTCTTAGGTGCGAATGAAGATACCATTGGTTATGTGCTCGAATATATGAATATTTTGCTTGTATTTGGATTTGCGCTTACACTAGAAAACATTTTAAGTATATTTGTGCGAAATGATGGCGATCCGAATTTATCGATGATTGCACTAATTGTAACGGCAATTTCTAATGTGATTTTAAATTATACCTTCTTATTTATTTTTGAATGGGGAGTAACAGGATCTGCTCTTGCAACAATGATTGCGATTATTATTGGTGTACTTATTCTGATAACCCATTTCTTTAAAAAAACAAGCCGATTAAAATTTGTGAAAGTAGACTGGAATAAAGCTTTTTTCAAAAAGACCTTTTCCATTGGTTTACCGAGTTTCCTTGCCGAAGTGGGGGTGTCCGTATTTACATTTGGATATAATATCTCCCTTGCGGCAATTGCTGGTACGGCCGGAGTAGCCGCGTTCTCTGTATTAAACTATACACACAGTGTGATTTTGATGCTTTTTCTCGGAATGGGTTCGGCAATTCAACCGCTTATTAGTTATTACCGCGGAGCAAGGGAAAGGGAGAAGGAACTAGAGACATTAAAAATAGCGATTCTTGTTGCTTTCTGTACCGGAGTTGGATTCCTGATAATTGGTTTATTTGCCTCTAACTTACTCGTTTCGATGTTTGGTAACTTTAGTCCAGAAATTAAAGAGCTAGCAAGTTCAGGAATAAAACTGTTCTATACTGCATACTTATTTATGGGCTTTAACTTTGTGATGATGACGTACTTCCAAACATCGGACAAAGTAAAAATGGCAACTTGGATTACGATATCGCGGGAGATTATTTTCATGGTTATCTTCCTACTGATTTTACCTTCTATTATTGGTATCACAGGTGTTTGGTTAGCAATCCCAATTTCAGAAATGATTGTTGCGATATCAATTGTCATTTATATGAAGAAAAAACAGATTTTATTTAAATAG
- the fepR gene encoding efflux pump transcriptional regulator FepR: protein MRKKEIKQAALKLFASNGFEGTSLADIAGVVGLKKQSIYSHFKDKDDLFLSIMKDAKSTEIDYYRAHLQDSDLSRPDLVLASLLFGVKNLYDTDAGFQFWLRYGFYPPKHLYDIVQAEISDNVSQMEQDFTVLFSNWIAQKLIPEQDVETMKEAYMGILDAVIVEIVYVNEPQRSERKITALWQIFWRGITLKA from the coding sequence ATGAGGAAAAAAGAAATCAAGCAAGCCGCTTTGAAGCTTTTCGCAAGCAATGGATTTGAAGGGACATCGCTCGCAGATATTGCGGGAGTTGTAGGTTTAAAAAAGCAATCCATCTATTCTCATTTTAAAGATAAAGATGATTTATTTTTATCGATTATGAAGGATGCAAAGTCAACAGAAATCGACTACTACCGGGCGCATCTTCAGGATAGTGACTTATCTAGACCAGATTTAGTGCTAGCTAGTTTGCTTTTTGGGGTGAAAAATTTATATGATACTGATGCTGGATTTCAGTTTTGGTTACGATATGGTTTTTATCCGCCTAAACATTTGTACGATATTGTCCAAGCGGAAATTAGCGATAATGTGAGTCAAATGGAGCAAGACTTTACGGTATTATTTAGTAACTGGATAGCGCAAAAACTAATTCCAGAACAAGATGTAGAAACAATGAAAGAAGCATATATGGGCATTCTTGATGCAGTTATCGTTGAGATTGTTTATGTAAATGAACCACAAAGATCAGAAAGGAAAATAACGGCTTTATGGCAAATTTTCTGGAGAGGAATTACGCTAAAAGCTTAA
- a CDS encoding Fic family protein, whose product MTSVQQFRKIYDELVADEVEDDCKLDGDIFRKNFAGVQKNGEFTHKGVEPETRIIDYLNRLINFLQNDQMSDLYKYMVAHYYFEYIHPFYDGNGRTGRYLICSLVRKNLDRFSSITFSYIINRHKNEYYKAFEQVSHPFNAGEMTFFCEQMIKFLIEGQKRILKDMNEKETKLNIMLTNIKKMELEHTDLTETDSHILFIITQSWLFSRKYNRITNNDLINMESFGKRRRVMNATKKWKKKVS is encoded by the coding sequence ATCACGTCTGTCCAACAGTTTAGAAAAATTTATGATGAGTTAGTTGCTGATGAAGTTGAAGATGATTGTAAACTTGATGGCGATATCTTTAGGAAAAATTTTGCAGGTGTTCAAAAAAATGGTGAGTTTACACATAAAGGGGTAGAACCAGAGACTAGAATAATCGACTATTTAAATAGACTAATCAATTTTTTGCAAAATGATCAAATGTCCGATTTATACAAATATATGGTAGCCCATTATTATTTTGAATATATTCATCCTTTTTATGATGGTAATGGTAGAACTGGCAGATATCTTATTTGTTCTTTAGTTAGAAAAAACTTAGATAGATTTTCTTCCATTACATTTTCATATATCATTAATCGACATAAAAACGAATACTATAAAGCCTTTGAGCAAGTATCTCACCCTTTTAATGCTGGAGAAATGACATTTTTTTGTGAACAGATGATTAAATTTTTAATAGAAGGCCAAAAAAGAATTTTAAAAGATATGAACGAAAAGGAAACTAAGCTGAACATCATGTTAACTAACATTAAAAAAATGGAGCTTGAGCATACAGATTTAACTGAAACAGACTCCCACATCCTATTTATAATTACTCAGAGTTGGTTATTTAGCAGAAAATATAACAGAATAACCAATAATGATTTAATTAATATGGAAAGTTTTGGAAAAAGAAGAAGAGTAATGAACGCAACAAAAAAATGGAAGAAAAAGGTTTCTTAG
- a CDS encoding alpha/beta hydrolase, producing MKNTIKWIAIGFAGIILLPLLVVFFIYKKAVGRKEYNPEVLENLDEASQEFVKNTSPLSDVDSRYKYMRLATKALPSAKDIEIGDVENKKIDGPGGKIPIRIYTPKEDGPFEIIVYYHGGGFVLGGLQTHDAVARKLVQTTGARVVTVDYRLAPENPFPAAVEDAYAALLWVQSHRTSLRAKSSDIIVAGDSVGGNLAAVVTQIAKAKGTPSITAQILLYPSTDIFSRDASVLYPSMDEFAEGYVLTKESLDKFFKLYMANATDRKYDPLVAPIRSKDLAGLPKTFLATAEFDPLRDQGEAYAEKLKNAGVEVFIKRFEKVPHGYMTTNSEATDETYELISEFLEEK from the coding sequence GTGAAAAATACAATAAAATGGATTGCTATTGGTTTTGCTGGGATTATTCTACTTCCATTGTTAGTCGTTTTCTTTATTTATAAAAAAGCGGTTGGAAGAAAAGAGTATAATCCAGAAGTACTTGAAAATTTAGATGAAGCATCACAAGAATTTGTGAAAAACACTTCCCCATTATCTGACGTAGATTCGCGATATAAATATATGAGACTTGCAACAAAAGCCTTACCATCTGCTAAAGATATCGAAATTGGCGATGTGGAAAATAAAAAAATTGATGGTCCTGGTGGAAAAATCCCGATTCGGATATACACACCAAAAGAAGATGGCCCATTCGAAATCATCGTTTATTATCACGGCGGTGGATTTGTATTAGGCGGACTGCAAACGCATGATGCGGTTGCTCGGAAATTAGTACAAACAACAGGCGCTCGTGTAGTAACGGTGGATTATCGCCTTGCTCCAGAAAATCCATTCCCAGCAGCAGTGGAAGATGCATATGCTGCACTACTGTGGGTTCAAAGTCATCGCACCAGCTTAAGAGCTAAATCTTCAGACATTATTGTCGCAGGAGATAGCGTAGGCGGAAACTTAGCGGCTGTAGTTACACAAATCGCTAAAGCAAAAGGTACACCAAGTATCACTGCACAGATCCTACTATATCCATCAACAGATATTTTCAGTCGTGACGCATCTGTACTTTATCCGTCAATGGATGAATTTGCAGAAGGCTATGTACTAACAAAAGAGTCCTTAGATAAGTTCTTTAAACTATATATGGCAAATGCCACTGATCGTAAATATGATCCACTTGTTGCACCGATTCGTAGCAAAGATTTAGCTGGCCTTCCAAAAACATTCTTAGCAACAGCAGAATTTGATCCACTAAGAGATCAAGGGGAAGCATACGCTGAAAAATTAAAAAATGCTGGCGTAGAAGTATTCATAAAACGTTTTGAAAAAGTACCACATGGTTATATGACAACAAACTCCGAAGCAACAGACGAAACATACGAATTAATCAGCGAGTTTTTAGAAGAAAAATAA
- a CDS encoding argininosuccinate synthase, whose amino-acid sequence MTKEKIVLAYSGGLDTSVAIQWLVEAGYEVIACCLDVGEGKNLDFIKEKAITVGASQSYTIDAKEEFAEDFALIALQAHAYYEGKYPLISALSRPLIAKKLVEVARKEGASAIAHGCTGKGNDQVRFEVAIHALAPDLKVVSPVRDWKWSREEEINYAQEHNIPVPIDLDNPFSIDQNLWGRSNECGVLENPWTTPPEAAYDLTVSLEDAPDTADIIEITFDAGIPISLNGENMSLANLILKLNEIAGKHGVGRIDHIENRLVGIKSREVYECPAAVTLIAAHKELEDLTFVREIAHFKPIIEQKISETIYNGLWFSPLTEALVAFLKSTQKFVNGTIRIKLFKGHAIVEGRKSPNSLYDENLATYTSSDTFDQDAAVGFIKLWGLPTKVSAEVNSKTTITTEV is encoded by the coding sequence ATGACAAAAGAAAAGATTGTATTAGCTTACTCAGGTGGATTAGATACTTCTGTTGCCATTCAATGGTTAGTAGAAGCTGGATATGAGGTAATCGCATGCTGTTTAGATGTTGGCGAAGGGAAAAATTTAGACTTTATTAAAGAAAAAGCCATTACCGTTGGAGCGAGCCAGTCTTATACGATTGATGCAAAGGAAGAGTTTGCGGAAGATTTCGCTTTAATTGCCCTTCAAGCTCATGCCTACTATGAAGGAAAATACCCGTTGATTTCCGCACTAAGCCGTCCTCTTATTGCTAAGAAACTAGTAGAAGTAGCTCGGAAAGAAGGCGCGTCTGCCATCGCTCACGGTTGTACTGGTAAAGGAAATGACCAAGTTCGGTTTGAAGTAGCGATTCATGCCCTTGCGCCGGATTTAAAAGTTGTTTCTCCTGTTCGCGATTGGAAATGGTCGAGAGAAGAAGAAATCAATTATGCACAGGAACACAATATTCCCGTTCCAATTGATTTAGATAATCCTTTTTCCATTGACCAAAATCTTTGGGGTAGAAGTAATGAATGTGGCGTCCTAGAAAATCCGTGGACAACACCGCCGGAAGCTGCTTACGACTTAACTGTTAGTTTAGAAGACGCGCCAGATACAGCAGATATTATCGAAATCACTTTTGATGCTGGTATTCCAATTTCTTTAAATGGAGAAAACATGAGTTTAGCTAACCTTATTTTGAAATTAAATGAAATCGCTGGTAAACATGGCGTTGGTAGAATTGACCATATTGAAAACCGTCTAGTAGGTATTAAATCACGTGAAGTATATGAATGTCCCGCTGCAGTGACTTTAATCGCGGCACATAAAGAATTAGAAGACTTAACTTTTGTTCGTGAAATCGCCCACTTTAAGCCAATCATTGAACAAAAAATTAGCGAAACTATTTACAATGGCCTATGGTTCTCTCCTTTAACAGAAGCGCTAGTGGCATTCTTGAAATCTACCCAAAAATTTGTGAACGGCACCATTCGTATCAAACTATTTAAAGGACACGCTATTGTTGAAGGCAGAAAATCACCAAACTCCCTTTATGATGAAAACTTAGCTACGTATACCTCATCCGATACCTTTGACCAAGATGCAGCAGTTGGCTTCATTAAACTATGGGGGCTACCAACAAAAGTGAGCGCAGAAGTAAATTCTAAAACAACTATCACAACTGAGGTGTAA
- the argH gene encoding argininosuccinate lyase — MEKLWGGRFQGKSETWIDEFGASISFDQKMAQEDLIGSLAHVAMLSKCEIISSTEADEITAGLKNLQVKLSQGELEFSTTNEDIHLNIEKLLHDEIGPVAGKLHTARSRNDQVATDMHLYLKQGVTEIITSLKHLRIVLIEKAERHVETIMPGYTHLQHAQPISFAHHLLAYFGMFTRDLERLEESVKRIDVSPLGSAALAGTTFPIDRMYSAELLGFSKVYENSLDGVSDRDFIIEFLSNSSLLMMHLSRFCEELILWTSHEFQFVELTDAFSTGSSIMPQKKNPDMAELIRGKTGRVYGNLFGMLTVLKGLPLAYNKDLQEDKEGMFDTLETVKISLEIFAGMIETMKINTVVMEESTQKDFSNATELADYLAKKGVPFREAHEIVGKLVLECTQNGIYLQDVPLSYYQEINPLIKDDIYHVLASKTAVQKRNSYGGTGFDQVHIALANARKIL, encoded by the coding sequence ATGGAAAAATTATGGGGCGGACGTTTTCAAGGGAAAAGCGAGACTTGGATAGATGAGTTCGGTGCATCCATTTCTTTTGATCAAAAAATGGCGCAGGAAGATTTAATCGGTAGTTTGGCACATGTCGCAATGCTTTCAAAATGCGAAATTATTTCCAGTACAGAAGCAGATGAAATTACAGCTGGTTTAAAAAATCTTCAAGTGAAGTTGTCACAAGGAGAACTTGAATTCAGTACGACAAATGAAGATATTCATCTAAATATCGAAAAACTGTTGCACGATGAAATTGGTCCTGTTGCTGGAAAACTTCATACTGCTCGTAGCCGTAATGATCAAGTAGCGACTGATATGCATTTATATTTAAAGCAAGGAGTGACAGAAATAATTACTTCTTTAAAACATTTGCGCATTGTTCTTATCGAAAAAGCGGAACGACATGTTGAAACGATTATGCCCGGTTATACTCACTTGCAGCATGCCCAGCCGATTTCATTTGCGCATCACCTACTTGCTTACTTCGGCATGTTCACGAGAGATTTAGAGCGACTAGAAGAAAGTGTCAAACGGATTGATGTCTCACCACTTGGTTCTGCAGCACTTGCAGGAACAACTTTTCCGATTGACCGGATGTATAGTGCCGAATTACTAGGATTCTCCAAAGTATATGAAAATAGTTTAGACGGCGTCAGTGACCGTGATTTTATTATTGAGTTTCTTAGTAATAGTTCCCTTTTAATGATGCATTTATCGCGTTTTTGCGAAGAGTTAATACTTTGGACGAGTCACGAATTTCAGTTTGTTGAGTTGACAGATGCTTTTTCGACCGGTAGCTCGATTATGCCTCAAAAGAAAAACCCTGATATGGCAGAGTTGATTCGCGGAAAAACAGGGCGAGTTTATGGTAATCTTTTCGGTATGCTGACGGTTCTCAAAGGACTTCCGCTTGCTTATAATAAAGACTTACAAGAAGATAAAGAAGGCATGTTTGATACACTGGAAACCGTAAAAATAAGTCTAGAGATTTTTGCAGGAATGATTGAAACAATGAAAATTAATACAGTCGTTATGGAAGAATCCACCCAAAAAGATTTTTCTAATGCAACAGAATTAGCTGATTACTTGGCGAAAAAAGGGGTTCCTTTTAGAGAAGCTCATGAAATCGTTGGGAAATTAGTTCTCGAATGTACACAAAATGGCATTTATTTGCAAGATGTGCCACTTTCATATTATCAAGAAATTAATCCGCTAATTAAAGACGACATCTATCATGTGCTTGCCTCCAAAACTGCCGTTCAAAAAAGAAATTCTTATGGTGGGACTGGATTTGATCAGGTTCATATCGCACTAGCCAATGCGCGAAAAATTTTGTAA
- a CDS encoding glycine betaine uptake BCCT transporter, which translates to MKKLTTVFWGASLLVLLAVLFGAFLPDKFETLTTNVQQFLTSNFGWYYLIVVAVIIIFCLFLVLSPIGSIRLGKPGEKPEYSNLSWFAMLFSAGMGIGLVFWGAAEPLSHYAVQAPGGEVGTQAAMKDALRYSFFHWGISAWAIYAIVALALAYFKFRKNAPGLISATLYPILGKHAKGPIGQIIDIVAVFATVIGVATTLGLGAQQINGGLTYLFGVPNNFSVQLTIIVVVTILFLLSAMSGLDKGIQLLSNVNVYVAGVLLILTLILGPTLFIMNNFTNSFGDYLQNIIQMSFQTAPDAPNARAWIDSWTIFYWAWWLSWSPFVGIFIARISRGRSIRQFLLGVIVLPSLVSIFWFAVFGGSAIFVEQHANSGLSKLATEQVLFGVFNELPGGMILSIVAMILIAVFFITSADSATFVLGMQTTGGSLNPPNSVKVTWGLLQAGIASVLLYAGGLTALQNASIIAAFPFSIVIILMIVSLFVSLTREREKLGLYVRPKKSQRSQL; encoded by the coding sequence ATGAAAAAATTAACAACGGTATTTTGGGGAGCTAGTTTGTTAGTTTTATTAGCTGTTTTATTTGGAGCTTTTTTACCGGATAAATTTGAAACGCTAACAACTAACGTTCAACAATTTTTAACAAGTAATTTTGGTTGGTATTATTTAATCGTTGTGGCGGTTATTATTATTTTCTGCTTATTTTTAGTTTTAAGCCCGATTGGTTCCATTCGGCTTGGAAAACCTGGTGAAAAACCAGAATATAGTAATCTTTCTTGGTTTGCGATGTTATTTAGCGCTGGTATGGGAATTGGATTAGTCTTTTGGGGTGCTGCAGAGCCATTATCTCATTATGCAGTTCAAGCGCCTGGTGGTGAAGTCGGTACACAAGCTGCGATGAAAGATGCTTTGCGCTATTCATTCTTTCACTGGGGTATTTCGGCGTGGGCAATTTATGCCATTGTTGCACTTGCACTAGCTTACTTTAAATTCAGAAAAAATGCCCCTGGTCTGATAAGTGCTACACTATATCCAATTTTAGGAAAACATGCCAAAGGTCCAATCGGTCAAATCATTGATATAGTTGCTGTTTTTGCAACGGTTATTGGAGTCGCAACAACACTTGGACTAGGAGCTCAACAAATTAATGGTGGACTAACGTATTTGTTCGGCGTACCTAATAATTTTAGTGTCCAGCTTACGATTATCGTGGTTGTCACTATTTTATTCTTACTTTCTGCAATGTCTGGATTGGATAAAGGAATTCAACTCTTAAGTAATGTAAATGTTTATGTTGCTGGTGTCTTACTTATCTTAACGCTTATTCTTGGACCAACACTTTTCATTATGAATAACTTTACCAATTCATTTGGTGATTACTTACAAAATATTATTCAAATGAGTTTCCAAACTGCTCCTGATGCTCCAAACGCTCGAGCTTGGATTGACTCTTGGACGATTTTCTACTGGGCTTGGTGGCTATCTTGGTCTCCGTTTGTTGGTATTTTTATCGCCAGAATTTCTCGTGGTCGGAGCATCCGCCAATTTTTACTTGGTGTAATTGTACTCCCTTCCCTAGTCAGTATATTCTGGTTTGCTGTTTTTGGAGGTTCTGCTATTTTTGTTGAGCAACATGCAAACAGTGGTCTTTCCAAACTCGCAACGGAGCAAGTACTGTTTGGCGTCTTTAACGAACTTCCAGGCGGGATGATTCTATCAATTGTCGCGATGATTTTGATTGCGGTATTCTTTATTACTTCTGCGGATTCTGCCACGTTTGTGCTCGGTATGCAAACAACTGGCGGTTCACTGAATCCACCCAACTCGGTTAAAGTAACATGGGGACTCTTACAAGCGGGAATTGCCAGTGTTTTACTTTATGCTGGTGGTTTAACTGCCTTGCAAAATGCCTCGATTATTGCTGCATTTCCGTTTTCAATTGTTATTATCTTAATGATTGTTTCGCTTTTTGTATCACTTACTAGAGAGCGAGAAAAATTAGGACTTTATGTAAGACCGAAGAAATCACAACGGTCACAATTGTAA
- a CDS encoding class II aldolase/adducin family protein: MLYQKEREDLAKIVKTMFDRFETNAAGGNVSVRMNREHIIMTPTLMSQAKLCDLSPYEILVVDNNNEVVEGDGKITREINLHRACYVENPDIGCVLHAHPKESMLFATLGMELPNLTEATQKIGRIPTLTFAPATSPELAEIVRKHVIELADKAVPSASLLNKHGIVVLESTLHKAYDMLERIEYNAYIAEKAMVFDALNIKKLVHDGELNYNLEE, translated from the coding sequence ATGTTATACCAAAAAGAACGTGAAGATTTAGCGAAAATAGTGAAGACCATGTTTGACCGCTTTGAAACGAATGCAGCGGGTGGAAATGTTAGTGTTAGAATGAACCGAGAGCACATTATAATGACGCCAACACTAATGAGCCAAGCAAAATTGTGTGACCTTTCTCCCTACGAAATTCTTGTTGTAGACAATAATAATGAAGTAGTAGAGGGCGACGGGAAAATTACGCGGGAAATTAATTTACATCGTGCTTGTTATGTAGAAAATCCCGATATTGGTTGTGTTCTTCATGCGCATCCCAAAGAGTCCATGTTATTTGCAACACTAGGTATGGAACTCCCGAATTTAACAGAAGCAACTCAAAAAATAGGACGGATTCCAACACTTACTTTTGCCCCTGCAACTAGCCCAGAATTGGCAGAAATCGTTCGAAAACATGTCATTGAATTAGCAGATAAGGCAGTGCCAAGTGCGAGCTTACTTAATAAACACGGTATTGTTGTATTAGAGTCCACATTGCATAAAGCCTACGATATGTTAGAACGGATTGAATATAATGCGTATATTGCTGAAAAAGCGATGGTGTTTGATGCATTAAATATAAAAAAATTAGTACATGACGGAGAATTAAATTATAATTTGGAGGAGTAA